Proteins encoded by one window of Aspergillus puulaauensis MK2 DNA, chromosome 4, nearly complete sequence:
- a CDS encoding uncharacterized protein (COG:T;~EggNog:ENOG410PPC2;~InterPro:IPR000719,IPR011009;~go_function: GO:0004672 - protein kinase activity [Evidence IEA];~go_function: GO:0005524 - ATP binding [Evidence IEA];~go_process: GO:0006468 - protein phosphorylation [Evidence IEA]): protein MSADVEMDFRQLPLSEQNGLDAPSPYRDMVEEVADYRPGLHHPINLGEYIGVCRQYRVLTKLAVGKNSLVWMCRNIRKKPTPYVAIKIRNAHLSHGNRLKEEREMTWHLQNLAKDDPSIAKYCMLPIDEFEIEGPNGTHQCLVYPAAGPQLLEINKKVKGDPVKFLRKLAYQAAEAMAALHRHGICHRDFGPHKLLLRQDSLTGKSKRKALKYLEVGARMKIRIVYNTEGCGLPRSHAPDYIVRPIQYDEIEDDEPKRTKFTSSNICLIDFGESFTLPNQPPNGEVSGGYCAPEVLLESSSKAGMASDIWSLAYTIYEIRTGERLSDERSTDVEDHLVPMVEKLGPLPEPWWSTTWKSRRNYFKDRVDDDGMAIPTKNWSGQIGNEVVSEGDDSDEYDSNEDDSSEDDSSEDDSSEDDSSEDDSDEDDIDEDDFGWGDKCYISDATDSETEGEESNSDDSDDNDETDFVFPTKEDWLTSQGGGNDSDKSKPVNDGSNEHKLDSPSKSPSPLQWTLDFSGVRHFLRRSDGKPWRGKVSGVEAHLLVDLLSMMLKYDPNERPTAEQVLKHPWFSFGMKKNAK, encoded by the exons ATGTCTGCCGACGTTGAGATGGACTTCAGACAATTGCCCTTGAGTGAGCAGAATGGGCTTGATGCGCCGAGCCCCTACCGTGACATGGTGGAGGAAGTGGCGGATTATCGGCCTGGTCTACATCATCCCATAAATCTTGGTGAATACATTGGCGTATGTCGCCAATACCGCGTTCTAACCAAGCTTGCCGTGGGCAAGAATTCCCTGGTCTGGATGTGTCGTAACATTCGGAAAAAGCCCACCCCATATGTTGCGATTAAGATCCGCAACGCGCACCTCTCGCACGGAAATAGGCTGAAGGAAGAACGCGAAATGACTTGGCACCTTCAGAATCTCGCAAAAGATGACCCTTCGATTGCTAAATATTGTATGCTCCCGATTGACGAGTTTGAAATCGAGGGACCGAATGGGACACATCAGTGCCTTGTTTACCCGGCTGCAGGTCCCCAACTACTTGAGATCAACAAAAAGGTCAAAGGAGACCCGGTCAAATTTCTGCGAAAGCTGGCATACCAAGCTGCAGAAGCAATGGCTGCCCTTCACCGACATGGCATTTGCCACAGAG ACTTTGGCCCGCacaaacttcttcttcgacaagACTCTCTCACTGGTAAGTCCAAGAGAAAGGCGCTCAAGTACCTAGAGGTTGGAGCACGAATGAAGATTCGCATTGTTTATAATACGGAAGGGTGTGGGCTGCCGCGTTCTCACGCGCCAGACTATATCGTTCGTCCTATCCAGTATGATGAaatcgaggatgatgagccCAAGAGGACCAAGTTCACCTCAAGCAATATCTGCCTGATTGATTTTGGAGAAAGTTTTACCCTGCCAAACCAGCCACCAAACGGCGAGGTGAGCGGGGGTTATTGCGCACCGGAGGTGCTCTTGGAGTCAAGTTCGAAGGCCGGGATGGCCAGCGATATATGGTCTTTGGCCTACACGATTTATGAAATCAGGACTGGCGAACGTCTATCTGATGAACGGTCAACTGATGTGGAGGACCACCTGGTTCCTATGGTTGAAAAACTAGGTCCACTTCCGGAGCCCTGGTGGTCTACAACATGGAAGTCGCGTCGGAACTATTTCAAAGATAGGGTAGATGATGATGGAATGGCTATACCCACGAAAAACTGGAGCGGACAGATAGGCAACGAAGTGGTGAGTGAAGGGGATGACAGCGATGAATATGATAGCAACGAGGACGACAGCAGTGAGGACGACAGCAGTGAGGACGACAGCAGTGAGGACGACAGCAGTGAGGATGacagcgatgaagacgacatcgatgaagacgactTCGGTTGGGGCGATAAGTGCTATATCTCGGATGCGACCGATAGCGAAACCGAAGGGGAAGAGAGCAACAgcgacgacagcgacgacaacGATGAGACTGACTTTGTCTTCCCTACAAAGGAGGACTGGCTCACATCTCAAGGTGGCGGGAATGACAGCGACAAAAGCAAACCCGTCAATGATGGCAGCAATGAACATAAACTTGACTCACCAAGCAAGAGCCCCAGCCCCCTTCAATGGACCCTTGACTTCAGTGGTGTGAGACATTTTCTTAGACGGTCCGATGGAAAGCCCTGGCGTGGAAAGGTTTCTGGGGTGGAAGCGCACCTGCTTGTAGACTTGCTCTCGATGATGCTCAAGTATGATCCCAATGAGCGTCCGACAGCTGAGCAGGTCCTGAAGCACCCTTGGTTCTCGTTTGGGATGAAGAAAAATGCAAAGTAA
- a CDS encoding uncharacterized protein (COG:S;~EggNog:ENOG410PJ7Q;~InterPro:IPR027417) has product MVTMSSSLRRLTPRALTPAWKFPRSYQQPGRFFRAQPAPTRFLRQSGLDFTTPLSKNQLRNSSTDASEIATSPENLKAALPTCCPGCGAYAQTVEPNEPGYYGKTRKQTRRKPRKAQNQISKEPTWEEAASALDEASEEMESAPKPLHGALVDSAADTAGQYLMKSKTQVQVCDRCHDLLHHNEAVSAISPTIHSISAYLDESPYKHNRIYHVIDAADFPMSLVDGIYEELSLQEQRSRNRRSATEKYKHGRKLPTISFVITRSDLLAPTSQQTDSKMQYIRSILREKLKIPEDVRLGNVHMISAHRGWWTKQVKEEMEEHGGGIWIVGKINAGKSSFVEACIPKDSRNLEKMAELVARRAAEESAPRGPSEQPELDPDSLLPPAPKEDLYPVLPVVSSLPGTTVSPIRIPFGRGRGEVIDLPGLDRGSLDNHVQDKYRRDLIMTKRQKPERHNIKPGQSLVLGGTLVRITPTDPQTIVTAACFVPLDSHLTSTDKAVKIQAGELTPRTEDIAKPGTEETISLAGVFDLKWDVTRSNLPKSIAKVMKDKGSAPAFIPYRVMAADILIEGCGWIELTAQIRAKPSENRGELANSFPQVEVFTPEGKHVASRRPFECWKFVEQKMNTERQNLRHRRSIGWAKRTGYVRRMRMDPFRNIT; this is encoded by the exons ATGGTCACCATGTCATCGTCTCTGAGGCGACTAACTCCGAGGGCTCTTACGCCCGCGTGGAAATTCCCACGCTCATACCAGCAGCCTGGGCGTTTCTTCCGCGCTCAACCTGCTCCAACCCGCTTCTTGCGGCAGTCCGGCCTAGATTTTACCACGCCATTGTCGAAGAATCAATTACGAAACTCATCTACCGATGCCTCCGAAATTGCGACGTCCCCAGAAAATCTCAAAGCCGCTCTGCCAACATGCTGTCCAGGTTGTGGTGCGTACGCGCAAACCGTCGAGCCGAATGAGCCAGGATACTATGGCAAAACCAGAAAACAGACAAGAAGGAAACCCCGTAAAGCGCAAAACCAAATTTCAAAAGAGCCTACATGGGAAGAGGCAGCCAGCGCCTTGGATGAAGCGAGTGAGGAAATGGAGAGTGCTCCTAAACCACTCC ATGGCGCGCTTGTCGATAGTGCAGCGGACACAGCTGGTCAGTACCTCATGAAATCGAAAACACAGGTTCAGGTCTGCGACAGATGTCACGATCTCCTACACCATAATGAGGCGGTCTCTGCCATCTCGCCTACAATACACTCCATTAGCGCATACCTTGACGAGTCACCATATAAGCATAACCGGATCTACCATGTTATCGATGCAGCGGACTTTCCCATGTCTCTTGTGGATGGTATATACGAAGAGCTCTCCCTTCAGGAACAGCGCTCGCGGAATCGACGATCCGCGACAGAGAAATACAAGCATGGGAGGAAGCTACCAACGATCTCCTTCGTGATAACGCGTTCGGATCTTCTAGCGCCTACCAGCCAACAGACTGATTCCAAGATGCAGTACATTCGGTCAATCCTCCgtgagaagctgaagattCCAGAGGATGTCCGCTTGGGCAATGTACATATGATTAGCGCGCACCGAGGTTGGTGGACAAAGCAAGtaaaggaagagatggaggagcatgGAGGCGGCATATGGATTGTGGGGAAAATCAACGCTGGGAAGAGTAGCTTTGTCGAAGCCTGTATCCCAAAGGACTCACGGAACCTCGAAAAGATGGCAGAACTCGTTGCACGCCGAGCTGCTGAAGAGTCAGCTCCGCGTGGTCCGTCAGAGCAACCTGAGCTTGATCCCGACAGCCTCCTTCCACCCGCACCGAAGGAGGATCTCTATCCTGTTCTTCCAGTCGTCTCATCGCTTCCGGGTACAACAGTTTCGCCAATTCGAATTCCATTCGGCCGCGGCAGAGGCGAAGTCATCGATCTCCCCGGGCTTGACCGTGGCAGCCTGGACAATCATGTGCAGGACAAGTACAGGCGCGACCTCATTATGACTAAACGGCAAAAACCCGAACGACACAACATCAAACCTGGGCAGTCTTTGGTTCTCGGAGGCACCCTTGTTCGCATCACTCCTACAGACCCTCAAACCATAGTGACCGCCGCTTGCTTCGTTCCACTTGACTCTCACCTGACGAGCACTGATAAGGCAGTAAAGATTCAAGCCGGAGAACTCACCCCCCGCACAGAAGACATTGCCAAACCGGGAACAGAGGAAACAATATCCTTGGCGGGAGTCTTTGATCTAAAGTGGGACGTGACCCGATCCAATCTCCCAAAATCCATAGCGAAAGTTATGAAAGATAAAGGATCTGCACCTGCCTTCATACCATACAGGGTGATGGCCGCTGATATCCTAATCGAAGGATGCGGTTGGATTGAATTGACTGCGCAGATCCGTGCAAAGCCATCAGAGAACAGGGGTGAACTTGCAAACTCGTTCCCACAGGTTGAAGTGTTCACACCTGAAGGGAAGCACGTTGCATCACGGCGACCATTCGAGTGCTGGAAGTTTGTCGAGCAGAAAATGAATACTGAAAGACAAAACCTTCGTCATCGCCGGAGTATTGGTTGGGCGAAGCGGACTGGATATGTGAGGCGGATGCGAATGGACCCATTCCGAAATATTACCTGA
- a CDS encoding uncharacterized protein (COG:T;~EggNog:ENOG410PHFK;~InterPro:IPR004839,IPR015424,IPR015421,IPR015422;~PFAM:PF00155;~go_function: GO:0003824 - catalytic activity [Evidence IEA];~go_function: GO:0030170 - pyridoxal phosphate binding [Evidence IEA];~go_process: GO:0009058 - biosynthetic process [Evidence IEA]) encodes MLSSRGKKNADSFKIPWRFAVSPTYNKQTNPDGLICFGMAEHGPVRTDIAEYINNKVKFTTNSVCYGSWATEHPLPAAAAAHLNRYFNPLTPVEPEMVVKVNGCSAAGNMLAYALAEPGDGVLVGRPVYGRFELDYGVQGGVEIVYADTDPYEAFSLACIEKYEKALQDAQARDVKIRALVLVNPHNPVGRCYPTETLIEILKFCNKHQIHLISDEIYALCVFDSGNPYAPLFTSVLSLATPDLIDLNLVHVLYGFSKDFASGGLHIGFIVSRNVELRRSCSAMLRFHSISSAAETIGAAILQDEEFVSKYTEKSRQDLAFSYGITTSILNEEGINYVKGGNAGFFVYIDLSPYLPKDDSLSGQEREFALAQKLLDNGLFLHPGEEHCKDLGWFRLVYSHDEDFLREGLRRLIKTVKSL; translated from the exons ATGTTATCCTCACGCGGAAAAAAGAATGCGGACTCGTTCAAAATCCCTTGGCGCTTTGCTGTCTCGCCGACCTATAACAAACAAACTAACCCCGACGGCCTCATTTGCTTCGGAATGGCAGAACAT GGCCCTGTCCGAACTGACATCGCCGAGTACATAAACAACAAG GTCAAATTCACCACCAACTCAGTCTGTTATGGCTCATGGGCAACTGAGCACCCGCTCCCTGCCGCTGCAGCAGCCCATCTAAATAGGTACTTTAACCCTCTCACGCCGGTAGAGCCCGAGATGGTCGTTAAAGTGAACGGATGCTCTGCGGCCGGGAACATGCTTGCCTATGCGCTTGCTGAGCCCGGTGACGGTGTTCTGGTGGGCAGGCCTGTGTATGGGCGGTTTGAGCTCGACTATGGAGTTCAGGGTGGCGTTGAGATTGTGTATGCGGACACTGATCCGTACGAGGCCTTCTCGCTGGCTTGTATTGAGAAGTATGAGAAAGCCCTACAAGATGCACAAGCAAGAGATGTGAAGATTAGGGCCTTGGTTCTGGTTAACCCGCATAATCCTGTCG GTCGCTGCTATCCGACAGAAACGCTCATAGAGATTCTGAAGTTCTGCAACAAACACCAGATTCATCTTATCAGTGACGAGATCTATGCGCTGTGTGTGTTTGACTCTGGAAACCCATATGCTCCGCTGTTTACGTCCGTTCTTTCTCTCGCTACACCGGACTTGATTGACCTGAACCTGGTGCATGTCCTGTATGGGTTCAGCAAG GACTTCGCCTCTGGCGGTCTGCATATCGGCTTCATAGTCTCTCGTAATGTCGAACTCCGTCGGTCCTGCTCAGCAATGCT GAGATTCCACAGCATATCCTCAGCGGCCGAGACAATAGGAGCTGCGATCCTCCAAGACGAAGAATTCGTATCCAAGTACACTGAGAAATCCCGTCAAGATCTCGCCTTCTCATATGGAATAACCACATCGATTCTCAACGAAGAGGGCATCAATTATGTTAAAGGAGG aaatGCCGGGTTCTTCGTTTACATAGATCTCTCGCCATACTTGCCAAAAGATGATTCGTTGTCGGGCCAGGAACGGGAATTCGCACTCGCCCAAAAACTCCTCGATAACGGGCTGTTCTTGCACCCGGGTGAGGAGCATTGCAAAGACCTGGGCTGGTTTAGGCTTGTCTACTCCCATGACGAGGATTTTCTGCGGgagggtttgaggag ACTTATCAAGACGGTGAAATCTCTCTAA
- a CDS encoding mitochondrial 54S ribosomal protein mL61 (COG:J;~EggNog:ENOG410PQK7;~InterPro:IPR040049,IPR036249,IPR007741;~PFAM:PF05047;~go_component: GO:0005739 - mitochondrion [Evidence IEA];~go_function: GO:0003735 - structural constituent of ribosome [Evidence IEA]) has protein sequence MVNLFKRMRKLNTILNIRVGTGAAILPSAATATKEFPTVTRLHLTYASKIYGGHQGARHFWRNCLTRLKYHNPAIPITVKQTADQEGPASLTVYFAENLSNAASLSASAAKDQHAPEPSGSEQAAVVDVRNLTYTDIWNKFKNMTGAQEVSATETEKAELQKLEQMAQQSVKDRARVAGIRQAKLDHERMLQAARGEVEKLKQL, from the exons ATGGTGAATTTATTCAAGCGGATGCGAAAGCTGAATACT ATCCTCAATATCCGCGTTGGAACGGGCGCCGCAATCCTTCCCTCAGCAGCTACCGCAACCAAGGAATTCCCAACCGTCACACGCCTACACCTCACATACGCCAGTAAGATATATGGTGGACACCAGGGTGCCCGACATTTCTGGCGGAATTGTCTCACTCGACTCAAGTATCATAACCCGGCTATCCCGATCACGGTGAAACAAACTGCGGACCAGGAAGGACCCGCCTCTTTGACGGTATATTTCGCAGAGAATCTCAGCAATGCCGCTTCACTAAGCGCCAGTGCGGCCAAGGACCAGCATGCGCCCGAACCGTCCGGGTCGGAACAGGCGGCCGTTGTGGATGTCAGGAACCTGACCTACACTGATATCTGGAACAAATTTAAGAACATGACCGGAGCGCAAGAGGTTTCTGCtacggagacggagaaagcCGAGTTACAGAAGCTCGAACAGATGGCACAACAATCAGTCAAGGACCGCGCACGAGTGGCTGGTATTCGACAAGCGAAGTTGGATCACGAGCGAATGTTACAGGCAGCAAGGGGAGAGGTTGAGAAATTGAAGCAATTATAG
- a CDS encoding uncharacterized protein (COG:S;~EggNog:ENOG410PSVV), with amino-acid sequence MPSDSSDKGVTGAAKFLTSTLGNTVGGVSKTVGGVAGTATRGIGDTVTSATGSTGKPVGDALGSAGTGLEDGMKKVGKGVEDAGQWK; translated from the coding sequence ATGCCCTCCGACTCCTCCGACAAGGGCGTCACCGGTGCCGCTAAATTCCTCACATCCACGCTCGGAAACACCGTCGGCGGTGTCTCAAAGACAGTCGGTGGCGTTGCCGGCACTGCAACCCGCGGCATTGGCGATACCGTTACCAGCGCTACCGGGAGCACGGGGAAGCCTGTGGGCGATGCTCTGGGAAGTGCGGGGACCGGACTAGAAgatgggatgaagaaggttGGAAAGGGCGTTGAAGATGCGGGACAATGGAAGTGA
- the CDC60 gene encoding leucine--tRNA ligase CDC60 (BUSCO:EOG092601KZ;~COG:J;~EggNog:ENOG410PGGF;~InterPro:IPR009080,IPR013155,IPR004493,IPR009008, IPR002300;~PFAM:PF08264;~go_function: GO:0000166 - nucleotide binding [Evidence IEA];~go_function: GO:0002161 - aminoacyl-tRNA editing activity [Evidence IEA];~go_function: GO:0004812 - aminoacyl-tRNA ligase activity [Evidence IEA];~go_function: GO:0004823 - leucine-tRNA ligase activity [Evidence IEA];~go_function: GO:0005524 - ATP binding [Evidence IEA];~go_process: GO:0006418 - tRNA aminoacylation for protein translation [Evidence IEA];~go_process: GO:0006429 - leucyl-tRNA aminoacylation [Evidence IEA]), with product MAAAAASAAAIDPGNSSKNTLKLENTEKRDTLIAIEKKYQAQWKENKVFEVDAPTLSEVPAGSMSPDELREKYPKFFGTMAYPYMNGTLHAGHSFTASKVEFMAATARMEGKRALFPLGFHCTGMPIKACADKLRDEVKKFGKNFEGYKDEDEVTEAVAAPTQEVKGEQQEKFSGKKSKAAAKTVKMKYQFQIMLAIGIPIEEIHKFADASYWLQHFPPLAIRDLDSLGAGIDWRRQMVTTDANPYYDAFVRWQMNRLYELGKIQYGNRYTVYSPKDGQPCMDHDRTEGEGIGPQEYTAMKLKVKEWAPEIAELVKGKIEDDASVYFTPATLRPETMYGQNCCFLGPKIEYGLFKVKEKEYYICTKRGAWNMAFQGTFFDSEHFPKTQDELPTVLTALGSAFVGTLVDAPLSFHKEGVRILPMDGVSATKGTGVVTCVPSDSPDDYATLLDLAKKSEYYGIQKEWAELEIFPLIETPTYGNLTAPALVKKLKINSPKDVNQLAQAKELAYGEAFYKGTMIVGEYKGEPVSAAKDKIRKSLYDSGDAFPFADPMGKVVSRSGDDCVVAYLGQWFLNYGENDAQWQQDTLGHVVNTLNTYANETKNGFEKNLSWLNRWACARTYGLGSKLPWDQQFLVESLSDSTVYMAYYTIAHLLHGDRYGKTTGTLNINPEQMIDEVWDYVFCRREINDELINKSGLTKDALLSLRREFEYWYPMDVRVSGKDLIQNHLTFFLYIHVALFPPQYWPRGVRANGHLLLNGDKMSKSTGNFLTLKDSVDKFGADATRIAFADAGDGIEDANFEESVANSNILRLFTLKEWIEEVIKNDSLRTGPADHFWDKVFDNELNTLVREAKKNYQDTNFKLALKSSLYDLVGARDAYREAATSAGIGMHRDVVLRYIELQALMMSPIAPHWSEYIWLEILKKGDTIHHAVFPEVPELSPELSAATSYVRSTSSNILSSEANFVRKLAKGKSANFDPRKPKKITIFAAKKFPSWQEKYIDLVREAFDAVSISINDKDLNAKVGKHGEMKKAMPFVQSLKKRLITTKETPETVFDRKLPFDEFQVLKEMTVNLKKTTGAKEIEVVAVDEGGKTGEVVGSGEKREGLQAENAVPGQPAFSFVNVE from the exons ATGgcagccgctgctgcttccgcAGCTGCGATCGATCCGGGCAACAGCTCCAAGAATACTCTGAAACTTGAAAAT ACCGAGAAACGTGATACCCTAATCGCTATCGAGAAGAAATACCAGGCACAATGGAAGGAGAACAAAGTTTTCGAGGTCGACGCCCCTACCCTGTCCGAAGTCCCTGCTGGTAGCATGTCCCCCGATGAGCTCCGCGAGAAATACCCCAAGTTCTTTGGTACCATGGCGTATCCATACATGAACGGTACACTTCACGCAGGACACAGTTTCACAGCGAGTAAAGTGGAGTTTATGGCTGCCACGGCCCGTATGGAGGGAAAGAGGGCCCTCTTCCCTCTCGGGTTCCACTGCACTGGTATGCCCATCAAGGCCTGTGCAGACAAGCTCCGCGATGAGGTTAAGAAGTTTGGAAAGAACTTTGAAGGCtacaaggatgaggatgaggtgaCTGAGGCTGTCGCTGCTCCTACCCAGGAGGTCAAGGGCGAGCAGCAAGAGAAGTTctctggaaagaagagcaaggctGCTGCCAAAACCGTGAAGATGAAGTACCAATTCCAGATTATGCTGGCCATTGGAATTCCTATTGAGGAGATCCACAAGTTTGCGGATGCCTCATACTGGCTTCAGCACTTCCCACCCCTCGCCATCCGTGATCTCGACAGTCTCGGTGCTGGTATCGATTGGCGCCGACAGATGGTCACCACCGACGCAAATCCCTACTACGATGCGTTTGTGCGCTGGCAGATGAACCGCTTGTACGAACTTGGCAAGATTCAGTACGGTAACCGATACACTGTTTATTCTCCGAAAGACGGCCAGCCATGCATGGACCACGACCGAACCGAGGGTGAGGGTATTGGTCCTCAGGAGTACACTGCTATGAAGCTGAAGGTCAAGGAATGGGCACCCGAAATTGCGGAGCTCGTGAAGGGTAAaatcgaggatgatgccagCGTTTACTTCACCCCCGCTACCTTGCGCCCAGAAACCATGTATGGCCAAAATTGCTGCTTCCTTGGACCCAAGATCGAATATGGGTTATTCAAGGTTAAAGAGAAAGAGTACTATATCTGCACCAAGCGGGGTGCTTGGAACATGGCTTTCCAGGGAACCTTTTTCGATAGCGAGCACTTCCCTAAGACCCAGGATGAGTTGCCCACCGTTCTTACGGCTCTGGGATCTGCATTTGTCGGTACACTCGTAGATGCCCCTCTGTCGTTCCACAAAGAAGGTGTCCGTATTTTGCCTATGGATGGTGTTTCGGCCACTAAGGGCACTGGTGTTGTCACTTGCGTACCATCGGACAGCCCTGACGACTACGCAACTTTGCTCGACCTTGCAAAGAAGTCTGAGTACTATGGCATTCAGAAGGAGTGGGCCGAATTAGAAATCTTCCCTCTCATTGAGACACCCACTTACGGCAACCTCACCGCGCCCGCCctggtgaagaagctcaagatcAACTCCCCCAAGGATGTCAACCAGCTCGCACAGGCTAAGGAGTTGGCCTATGGTGAAGCATTCTACAAGGGAACTATGATTGTTGGAGAATATAAGGGTGAGCCCGTAAGCGCTGCTAAGGACAAGATTCGCAAGTCCCTTTACGACAGTGGTGATGCTTTCCCCTTCGCCGACCCCATGGGCAAGGTTGTCAGCCGAAGTGGAGACGACTGTGTCGTTGCCTACCTTGGACAATGGTTCTTGAACTACGGTGAGAATGATGCGCAGTGGCAACAGGACACCCTTGGTCACGTTGTCAACACTCTCAACACATATGCGAACGAGACGAAGAACGGCTTCGAGAAGAACCTTTCATGGCTTAACCGCTGGGCCTGCGCTCGAACATATGGTCTAGGCTCAAAACTTCCCTGGGATCAGCAATTCCTCGTTGAAAGTTTGAGTGACAGTACGGTCTACATGGCCTACTACACCATCGCACACCTTTTGCATGGTGACCGGTATGGTAAGACCACCGGTACTCTCAATATCAACCCTGAGCAGATGATCGACGAGGTCTGGGACTACGTCTTCTGCCGACGCGAGATCAACGACGAGCTCATCAACAAGAGCGGATTGACCAAGGACGCTCTTCTATCTCTGCGAAGAGAATTCGAATACTGGTACCCAATGGACGTCCGTGTATCCGGAAAGGATCTGATTCAAAATCACTTGACTTTCTTCCTCTATATCCACGTTGCTCTCTTCCCTCCACAGTACTGGCCTCGTGGTGTCCGTGCTAACGGACACTTGCTCCTGAACGGTGATAAGATGAGCAAGAGTACCGGAAACTTCCTAACCCTTAAAGACTCGGTGGACAAGTTCGGTGCCGATGCTACTCGTATTGCATTCGCCGACGCGGGTGACGGTATTGAAGATGCCAACTTCGAGGAGAGCGTtgccaacagcaacatcctgCGTCTCTTCACACTCAAGGAGTGGATCGAGGAAGTCATCAAAAATGACAGCCTCCGAACTGGACCCGCCGACCACTTCTGGGACAAGGTTTTCGACAACGAACTGAACACCCTGGTCCGCGAAGCCAAGAAGAACTACCAAGA caccaacttcaagctcgCTCTGAAGTCCAGTCTGTACGATCTGGTCGGTGCCCGTGACGCCTACCGTGAGGCCGCCACATCCGCCGGCATCGGAATGCACCGCGATGTCGTCCTGCGCTATATCGAGCTCCAAGCCCTCATGATGTCGCCAATCGCACCCCACTGGTCTGAGTACATCTGGCTTGAAATCTTGAAGAAG GGCGACACCATCCACCATGCCGTCTTCCCCGAAGTCCCCGAACTCTCACCCGAGCTCTCCGCAGCAACCAGCTACGTCcgctcaacctcctccaacATTCTCTCCTCAGAGGCCAACTTCGTCCGAAAGCTCGCCAAGGGCAAGAGCGCAAACTTCGACCCAcgcaagcccaagaagatcACGATCTTCGCAGCCAAAAAGTTCCCATCCTGGCAAGAAAAGTACATCGACCTCGTCCGCGAAGCCTTCGATGCCGTAAGCATCTCGATCAATGACAAAGACCTTAACGCCAAGGTCGGCAAGCATGGTGAAatgaagaaggccatgccCTTCGTTCAGAGTCTCAAGAAGCGTCTGATCACGACCAAGGAGACCCCTGAGACTGTCTTTGACCGCAAATTGCCGTTTGATGAGTTCCAGgtgctgaaggagatgaccgtgaacttgaagaagacgacgggtgcgaaggagattgaggttgttgctgttgatgagggTGGCAAGACCGGTGAGGTTGTTGGCTCTGGTGAGAAGAGAGAGGGCCTGCAAGCTGAGAATGCCGTTCCTGGTCAGCCGGCGTTTAGCTTTGTCAACGTGGAGTAA